The sequence below is a genomic window from Armatimonadota bacterium.
ATTCTCAAGCTTCAGACCAAGGTCCTCAGAGATGAATTTGCCGTTTGTAAGGATAGCTATGTCCTCCAGCATTGCCTTGCGTCTGTCACCAAAGCCAGGCGCCTTCACTGCAACAGTCTGCAAGGTGCCGCGAATCTTATTGACAACCAGAGTCGCTAGCGCATCACCATCTACGTCCTCAGCGATTATTACCAGCGGTTTGCGAGCACTTGCAACCTTCTCAAGTAGCGGGATTAGATCGGCCGCGGCGCTTATCTTCTTTTCATGGATAAGGATTAGCGGATCCTCAAGGACGGCCTCCATCCTCTCCGCATCGGTGACGAAGTATGGAGAGATGTATCCCTTGTCAAATTGCATACCTTCTACGACTTCCAACGTCGTTCCGGTGCCTTTTGACTCCTCAACTGTAATGACGCCATCCTTTCCAACCTTATCCATTGCATCGGCAATTATCTCGCCAATTTCCTTGTCATTTCCGGCTATTGATGCAACGCTTGCAACTGACTCTCTGTCAGTCACCGGTGTACTCAGCTTTTTGATTTCCTCAACGGCCTTTGCAACCGCAAGCTCAATCCCCTTCTTGACCATCATGGGATTGCCACCTGCTGCCACATAGCGAAGACCCTCGTTCACTATCGCCTGCGCAAGAACAGTAGCGGTTGTTGTTCCATCGCCTGCGACATCGTTTGTCTTCGATGCGACTTCACGAACAAGCTGAGCACCCATGTTCTCATAAGGGTCCTCTAGCTCAATCTCTTTGGCGACAGTAACTCCATCTTTGGTGATTGTCGGGGCGCCCCATTTCTTATCGAGTACTACGTTGCGGCCTTTTGGGCCAAGTGTAACCTTAACTGCAGATGCCACTGCATTTGCGCCACGCTCAAGTGCTCGTCTTGCCTCTTCACTGTAGGCTATCATTTTTGCAGCCATGCTCACGTTCCTCCTTTTCTTATAACTAATAGTGCATATTTTAACGTGTCTCTTGGAAGAAGAAACTACTTTGAATGTTAGGAAAAACTCTTGCTTTCAGAATCAAGTTTTATCTTCCCGCTCGCAATTTCAGAACATTTTTATGTTCGAATTGCAAGTATGGAATCCTCATCTAGGATTATGTAATCCTCACCTTCGACGGTTACCTCGGTGCCTCCGTATTTCGAATAGATGACGGTGTCACCCTCTTTTACTGTCATGGGCTTCCTCTCGCCATTTTCCAAAATTTTTCCGGGTCCAACGGCAATCACTGTGCCCTCCTGTGGCTTCTCTTTGGCAGTATCTGGCAGGATGATTCCACCTGAGGTCTTCTCCTCTTCGGCTTTGGGTTTCACAATCACTTTGTCACCAATGGGTTTTAACATCGAACAAATCACCTCCTAATTTAAAAACAGTGAACTATTAGCACTCAAACAACTTAAGTGCTAATGGGCAACCAGTATTTATACCAGGACTTGACAAATTTGTCAAGCTAGTAATATGAACTTTCCATAAAATATTTCTTCCCTTCCACCTTCGTTAATAAACCTGCTCTCGTAGCCTTTAAAGAAGCGATTCCCCCAGAAACCCTAAATATTCAACTTTTAAAGATTTCATCGCGCAATTGCTCACTTCATAGAGAGTTTGCTCGTCTAAACTTTGGATTTCACATAAAATTGCTTCAAACTTCTGAATTAACGCTTTCTGAACGGTTTCAAATATTGAAATCAAATGCGGTTGCAAAGTATAATGATGTTGCCAGTTCAATAACTCACCCCCGAAAAAATAATCCCATGCGTCACCCAGTATTTGCAATATTACTGATAGTCCTAATTATGATTGCGGTGATGATAGGCGCCCAAGCCGAAACAGTGCCAGAAAAGCTTTCGGTAGCGGATGCTGTTAAGCTTGCTCTAACTGCAAATGTGAACTTAAAGAGCGCAAAATCAAACCAGTTAACAGCTCTTTCTAGACTACGTGTGGCAGAATTACTTACTTCCTATTATGTGGGAGCAAACACCAGCTTTGAACGGATGCCTGGCGAGTCTGAGCTCTCTAATTCCATATTTGGAAGCCTGGGCTATGAAAACATGATGGGGACAGAAGCATCCTTGAACATATCGCCATTTGCATCGGGCAATGAGTCGAGCTCGGTAGATTTATCAATTCGCCACCCATTAACTAGACGCAAGGGTCTTCTATCTCCGAAAGCAGATAAAGTTTTGACAGCCCAGAGCGAAATGATTATTCAAGACAAGGAGCTTTACCGAACTCAACAGTCAACCGTGCTTGATGTAATTCGAGCGTACTTCAAAGCAATTGAGGCACGCGAGCAAGTCAAAGTCCAAGAAAAAGCTCTTGAACTTGTTGAGCAATCGGCAAGATTCGCCAAACGGCGGGAAGAGGCCGGATTTGCAAGAGGCATCGACGTATACAGAGCAGAAGTTCAAGTTCAGCAGACTCGTGAGAGATTAAACAGCCAACGCGAAGCAGCAAAGGCAGCCATCGACCGCTTAATGTTAGCAATCGGTGTTGGTATTGGCAAAACTCCCGAGCTAATTGATCCTGTGCCAGAGGTCAATCCCGAAGTTCCCACACTTGAAGAAGCCATTGCGCAGGCTCTCAAGAATCGCGTCGAGCTATCGGTTTACGATGAGCGCCTAGCAACTCAGCAACGAAGACTTGCCATTGCCAAAGAAGAATTTCGACCTGGCCTTGATATTTTCACAAGATTCCGCTCCTCAAACGCCGATAGAGGCGTTTTCTCATCATCCTTATTCGACCTAGGTACCACCACTATTGGGCTTGAGCTTCGATTACCTCTAGACAAACGAGCGATTAAAGAGGAACAAGCAATTGTCGAACGTGAGCTAAACATATTAAACGAAGAACGTGCCTTTCAGATGGAGCGAATCGCCGAAGAAGTTCGCAGCGCATATCGTGCGCTTGAATCTACAGCTACCTCACTTGAAATACTAACCACAAACTTGGAAGTTGCAAAGCAAAACCTTCATATTGCTGAGCGGATGGTAGAGGAAGGCGAAGGTGACAACCGAGATGTTTTGAGTGCACAAGAAGCACTCACCCATGCGGAGATGGGAATCATCTCCGCCAAAATCGACTTGTATCTAGCAACGCTAGAGCTCAAATACGCGATGGGAGAGGATCTTACAACGATAGGTTCAAAATGAAAGAGCAAATAAAAATTTGGGGAAGCCGTATTCTTGGGTTAGCAATCATTGTCTTTGCAATACAGCACTGGGGAGTGCCGCTTTATCGACAGTACTTTTCCCCGAAAAAGGTAGAAGTCTATATCCCTACCACTAGGGTAAAACAAGGCCCATTCACAATTAGTTTTCCAGCCATAGGAACTCTAGAAGCAGAGAAGTCGGTTGCAGTTACCGCTGGCATAAGCGGCAAGATCATTTACCTTATTAACGATGGTGCAATGGTCTCTCAAGGTGACCTAATAGCACTCCTAGATAGCAAAGACATCGAGCGCGAGATTCGCACTAAAAAGTTGGAAGCAAGGAATGCAGAGGCGGAAGTAATGCGGGCGCAAGCAGAGTTGCAACTTCTCCAAGAAGCAAACAAGACCGACCTTATGCAAGCCCAGGCTCAGCTTGACTTCGACAAGAACGAACTAAAGCTTGCAAAAGACGAGCTTGCAAAAATGGAAAGACTTCTTGCTGAAAAGCTTGTGACGGGCGAACAGGTTGAGCAGGCAAGAGGCGAGGTTCGCTCTAAGGAGCTGGCCGTCATGAAAGGCGAGGCCCAACTTGAATTAAAGAAAAAAGAATGCGAGTCCAAGGAAAAGCAAAAAATGGCAGACGTTAAAAATGTGGAGTTTCGCAAGGGCCTAGCTGATGAAGCGCTGGCAGAGGCAGAAGATGACCGAGAAAAAACTCGCATTAGAGCGCCGGCGGCTGGTTTGGTTGTTTTGACAGAAGATTGGATGGGAGACGGCCGCCGCAAGCTTCAAGAAGGAGACAATGTAAGGCCCCAACAAACAATTTGCCGCTTGCCTGACCTATCTAAAATGATGGTGAAAGTTCGCGTAGGCGAAGCTGATGCTCCAAGAGTACGCCTTGACATGCCCGTGCTTATTCGGCTTGAGGCTGTGCCGAATAAGGTCTTCCACGGCCGAGTCGTTAGCATATCAAGCCTTGCTACCGAGCTATCGCCATGGGAAGGCGGCACGCCGGGAAAAAAGGACTTCGAGGTTAAGGTTTCTGTAAAAGAGAATAATCCCCGCCTTATCAAACCTGGCATGACTGCAAACCTAGAATTTATAGTAGACCAAATTAAGAATGCTACTTACATCCCGATTGAAGCGGTAGTCGAGCAGGGGAACAAAACGTTTGTCTACGTTAAATCAGGTGGCAAATTCACTCGCGTTCCCATAAAAACCGGCAAGTATAATGACAATTTTGTGTGCGTCACCAAGGGATTGAAAAAAGGGCAGATAATCGCCCTCCGTGATCCAACACGAGAGCTTGAGTTACAAGAGGCAGGCAGCACAGCGCCAGGCGTGACCACACAAGAGCCTGCAACACCGCCAGTTCCAAAAGCGAAAAAGGAGTAGTATGGGAATCCTTGCAGCGATCCACACTGGTCTCACAGAGCTACTCTCCCACAAGTTACGCTCAATCCTCACAATGCTGGGCGTAATCTTCGGAGTAGCCGCTGTAATTGCCATGGTTTCCATTGGGGAGGGAGCAAAGCAAGAAGCCCTTGAGCAAATTCGTTTAATGGGCATCGACGTCGTCCACGTAAGACGGGCTCTGATATCCGGCGAGCTATTAGAAAAAGCGCAGGAGCGTTCGCCATATGGGTTAAAATACTCCGATACAGAAAGCATCAGGGAAGTTTGCGACTATGCAAAGCACGTTGTACCTCTTAGAGAGGTTTTCGCCGACGTCAAGATTGGCGATAAACCTGTTCCTGTCAAAATAGTAGGCACAACTCCCGAGTATATATACGTAACACGCACCAAACTCCAGACAGGGCGCTTTCTTAACAATATAGATATGCGAGAAAATCGCCCGGTCTGTGTGCTGGGAGCGGCCGCCCGGAGGGAGCTTTTCGGATTCGACGACCCAATTGGCAAAAATATCAAAATAGGAAGGCGACTATTTCGCGTAGTCGGTCTAATGGAGCCCAAAGAAGTAGGTGCGGCTAAAGCATTTGCAGCCCTCCGGGATTTAAATTCAGACGTTTACATTCCGATTACTATTTCTCTTATTGACTTTAAGATTAGCTCTCAGGAAGCGGTACCATCGGATTATATTTTACTGCGACAGCTCTCCAGAAGGCTGATGGCACGCCCAAATAAGGCAGACAACCCGATTACAGAAATCATAATTCAAGTTGAAAACGATGCCGCTACTGTGCCAACTGCTTCTGTTATCCGTTCTGTACTTCATCGCCAACATCGCGGAATTCGTGACTATGAAATTATCATACCTGCAGAACTACTTCGCCAAAGCCAGCAAACTCAGCGGATATTTAATATTGTTATGGCAGCCATCGCAAGCATCTCGCTCCTTGTCGGTGGTATTGGAATTATGAATATTATGCTCGCTACTGTTACTCAGCGAACGCGCGAGATCGGCATCAGGCGATGCATTGGAGCAACTAGATGGGACATTATCCGCCAATTTATGCTAGAAGCTCTGGTTATCACCTGCGCAGGCGGATTGATTGGCGTATTTCTAGGAATCGGGGGCGCGAGAGCCATATCAGTTTATGCTAATTGGAACACTGTTGTATCCATGCAGGCAATCATCGTCTCTTTTGGCGTCTCAGCAATGGTTGGGGTTATCTTTGGGATGTACCCAGCTATCAGAGCGGCTATGGTAGACCCGATAGAAGCACTCCGTTACTCTTAAAAGCAATATAAGTTCAACATTAGGTTTGATAATCAATGCCACTAATCTTAATTCAAAACTTAGTAAAAACATACAGAATTGGTAGTATAGAAATACCTGCTCTACGAGGAGTCTCATTTAAAATCGACCGGGGCGAGTTTGTGGCAATAATGGGCCCCTCTGGGTCCGGCAAGTCTACATTGCTTAATATTATTGGCTGCCTTGACCGGCCGACGTCGGGAACATACATCCTTGATGGGCAAGACGTAAGCAAGTTGAGTGATGCATCACGCGCGGCGATTCGGAACAGAAAGATAGGCTTCGTATTTCAGAGCTTCAACCTTCTGCCTCGTCTTACGGCGCTCGATAATACCTTGTTGCCCCTAATGTATGCTGGACGCCGGCGCGACAGTAAATTGGGGCGGAGAATCCTTGAATCGGTGGGATTGGGTGGAAGGATATGGCATACACCAATGCAATTATCCGGTGGCGAGCAACAGCGGGTGGCTATTGCGAGAGCGCTCGTCAACGACCCGCCCTTAATTCTTGGCGACGAACCGACCGGAAATCTAGACACCGCTACAGGCATCGAAATCATGGCGATTTTTCAACGTCTCAACGAACAAGGAAGGACGGTTGTCATAGTCACCCATGAGCATGACATCGCGCGATATTGCAAGCGCATACTTCGTTTCCGTGACGGCCTACTTGAGTCCGACGAGCCAGTCAACGACCAAATTATAATCGAACCCCGCGAAGTCTCCATATAAAAGTAAGCCTTAGGTTTCTAATCATAATTGTCATCGAACCAGGCTAGGATCCAACCGTGGTAGTTGCTGCCAAGTGAACCTTCAACCACTGTCCGAGCAGGATAATACCACAAATTCGTTGAAATGGGGTTTTAAAATAAAGCTGAATATCTTGGAGGCGGTATGATGAATCTAATGCTAATTTTTGGCCTATTGGTTTTGATATCAATAGCGGTGCCTGCTACTGCTCTAGACAAGTTTATAATCAGTTATTGGTGCGGACCGTTGCCCAGTGATAATTTAGACATCCGATATGCCGAAGTCGCTGAGTGCAACTTCACACACGCAATGCCACCATGCGCAGGAGTCACAATTGAGCAGAACAAGGCAATACTTGATGCGTGTGCAAAGCATGGGCTCAAATATATCATTCCTGATGGACGCATCCTGGCAAAAGAGCCGAACGACCCAGATTTTACTTCTAACCTCGACGCAGTAATTGCAGATTACTCGAACCACCCAGCAACTGCAGGCTACTTCATTACGGACGAACCGAACTCTTCTGCTTTCCCTAAGCTGGCGGCAATAAATCAATACCTAATAAAGAAAGACCCAAAGCACATGCCATTCATAAATCTTTTTCCAAACTACGCAAGCGAAGCGCAATTAGGTAACAAGACCTACGAGGAGCACGTCGAACAATTTTGCACGGTTGTTAAGCCAAGGATACTAAGCTACGACCACTACATCATGATGGCCTGCGATCCCGAAAATCCAACTAATTTGGGCAGTTTCTTCCATAATCTAGAAGTGGTAAGGGCTGCGGGGTTAAAATATGGTGTCCCCACCTGCTTCATAATGCTCGTCACACCACATGGCCAATATAGAAACCCTACGGAAGACGACCTCCGCTGGCAGATTTTCAATGCGCTCGCTTATGGATATAAGGCAATCCTATATTTCACTTACTGGACACCCCACGACGAATTCTGGAACTTTCACAACGGCATTCTCGATGAAAAAGGCAATCGAACAGAACATTTCAATCAGGCAAAACGGATAAACGGCGAGCTAAAAGTTCTTGGCAAAGTCTTGGTCAAGCTAACGTCCACCGGGGTCTACCACTCAGGCGATGTGCCATCCGCATGCAAGCCACTTAGCCCCGACCTACCCATTAGTGTAACCTCAGAGCTACCCACTGTCTTGGGCATATTCCGTCACGAAGACGGCTCTACATGGGCAATGGTGGTCAACCGAAACCTGAGAAAGGATTCTACCGTTGTTCTTTCATTTAAAGGTTCAATTAAGTATGTTGAAGAAATGAGCTCGAAAACCGGAGCCATGCATAAACTTAAGCTAGATAAGGGAAAAACAACCATACATCTTAGGCCCGGTGAGGGAAGGCTGCTAAAACTTCTGGCGAAATAGCTACGCCACCAAAACTTTTTGAAATCAGTTTGACATAGAAGAACCTATGTTCCTATAATGCCCATGAAAATCCTCACTGGCCTGAAAGTCGAGGACCATAATGGAGCATGCACTAATAACTGGCGGGGCAGGGTTTCTTGGATCTCACCTATGCGACCTTCTACTCGAGAAGGGCTATGCAGTTACGGTGATGGATAATCTAATTACCGGAACTACTGATAATATCGTCCATCATCTTGGCAAAGAGAGTTTTTCATTCATAAAATACGACGTAACGGAATACCTTTTTCTAAAGGAAAAAGCAGACTTTGTTTTTCACTTCGCTTCACCTGCGAGCCCAATTGATTACCTACGATACCCCATTCAAACACTCAAGGTTGGCTCACTTGGCACCCATAAGACCCTAGGACTTGCGACCGCTCATAAAGCAAAGTACATCCTAGCGTCAACGTCGGAGGTTTATGGCGACCCACAAGTGCATCCTCAAACAGAAACTTATTGGGGCAACGTTAATCCAGTTGGCCCAAGGGGCGTCTATGATGAAGCCAAGCGGTTTGCAGAAGCAATGACAATGGCATATCACAACACACACAACGTGGACACGAAAATTGCTCGCATATTCAACACCTATGGCCCGCGCATGCGGAGAGACGACGGAAGGCTGGTTCCAACGCTCATTACCCAAGCTTTGAAAGGCGAGCCACTTACAATCTATGGCGATGGCAGGCAGACACGAAGCCTTTGTTACGTTTCAGACCTAATCGAGGGCATTTACCGACTCGCATTATCTGACGAGCACGAACCAGTCAACCTTGGCAATCCGGAGGAAATCACAATTATTGACTTTGCTAACTTAGTTCTAAAGTTGACGGGAAGCAAATCCAAGATAACTTTCGCACCTCTACCTGCTGATGACCCTCGACAACGCCGCCCAGATATTTCCAAGGCAAAGCGCATTCTAAAATGGGAGCCGAAAGTAAGTCTTGAAGAAGGATTAGTAAAAACCATCGAATGGTTTCACTTAAAAATGAAAGAGGAAAGAACAATTTAACGCCCATGGAACCAATAGTCGCAATTACAAAGGCCCAGACCCCATACTCCGAAGGTACAATACTCAACGCGGTAAGACAAGCCCTAAATCTCATAAAATCGGACAATCTAATTCAAAGCGGGCATACGGTCCTAATCAAACCTAATATTTTCGCCCCAAATCCAGCGCCAATGACAACCGACCCAAGGGTTGTGGCTGCCCTAATAAAAATTGCTCAAGAGGCAGGTGCCCGCTTGGTACTTGTCGGCGAGGGGAGGAGCATTTCTACCGCCAAGTTCCGAAAGGCAAACAATACAACGCGCGCTTGCTCCGAAGTGGTTGGCATGACTGCTGCAGTCGAGGCTGCAGGCGGAAAAATGGTTTTCTTTGACGAAGAAGAATGGCTTGAAACCGACGTCGTCGGAGGGCTTGTTTTAAACAAAGTTCGCATTCCGCGGCCAGTACTAGAAGCCGACGTCCTAATCAACGTGCCGGTCATGAAAATCCATAGCCTCACTCTCGTAACACTCGGAATTAAGAACATGCACGGAGCAATCTCAGATGAGGACAAACTTTTCGGGCACAGCTATAACGAGCTCCCTTCCAAACTTACCGACTTCCTCCGAGTCAGAAAGCCAGACCTCACAGTCCTGGATGGCATTACGGCACTAGAGGGTGACCATGCTGAAGAGGGCACGCCAGTGGACATGGGCATTATTATAGCCTCACGCGACGTTGTCGCTTTAGATGCCGTTGCCTCCTCGGTAATGGGATTCGATACAATGGAAATTGATACCACAAAGATTGCACACGAGCAGGGTCTCGGGATGGGCGATCTATCCAGGATTACTGTAATTGGAGAAAGTGTAGAGTCTGTCCGCAGGCATTTCGCCAGGCCGAACATTGCCTTTGATTCAGAATTATTTCCTGGCTTGAAAATCATCGCGGGAGAATACTGCCGATCATGTCAATACTACATTCGAAGAGGCTTAGATAAGCTAGCCAAAGAAGGAGTTTTCGATGGAAGCCGCGAGATTACTCTAATCCTCGGCAAGGAACCCCCTGTTCCCGAGAAGCTTCCTGGAAAAGTAATAATGCTCGGCGACTGTTGCCTTTCTTCGAAATCAATACGACGATTGAGGGACCACCTGCTCCTTGAAGGGCGGCTTGAAGCAGAGTACGCTTGTCCGCCAATGCGGTTTAGGATACGTGCAAAAGAAATGATAAGCTAGACGAACAATACTTTCGCTCCCAAAAAGCAACAAACGTGCAAGGTGAATAAAGAACAAAACCTCTGACGAACATTGATTTATATTGGTATAGCCACCATATTTGGGATTATTTGTTGCTGATACGTTTTGCACGCAAACTTTCCTATTAGCTCCTGCAACAAACACAAATTGTTAACATTCGCCACGATGGAGCGTATACATTTATGATGCATGCGGCAACGAATCAGGCCAGGGAGACCGACGAGGAACTAATGGCGAGGTTCCAGGCGGGCGACTCATCAGCCATGGAGGAGCTTTTCGCTAGGTTCCAAAAGCCACTGTTCAACTTCTTTTTCCGAATGGTGGGCCGTCGGGAGACTGCGGAAGATCTCGTTCAGGAAACATTCCTGAAAGTTTGTAGGTTTGGACAGACCTTTCGCGGTTCAGATGCAAAGTTCACAACTTGGCTTTTTTCTATTGCTGGAAACCAATGCCGAGATTATCTCAGGCATCGAGCAAGACGTCCTGAAACAATGCTTGACGACAATATAGAATTAAATCACTCGGATAATCAAATAGGGCCTTACTCTGCAACAGGCAATTCATCTGTTGAAAATCACTTGATTCGAGTTGAGCTTCGGAATGCAATCGAAGAAGCGATAAACACACTTCCAGAAAAGGAGCGAACGGCAATCATCTTAAGAGAGTATCACGACATGGAATACAAAGAGATTGCCGATGTTCTTGGCTGCCCAATTGGAAGCGTGAAGGTATTAATCTTCCGCGCCAGGCAGAAGCTCAAGGAAAGGCTAGGATACCTAAAGGCTCCTGCATAAACTGCCGAATGAGGTAATGGCAATGAGATGTAAAAAAGCTAGAATTCTGGCCTCTGCTGCAATAGACGGCGAGCTTTCGGAACGTGAAAAGCGCCTTCTGGAGCAACACTTTGCCGAATGTCCGGCATGTCGTGAAGAGCATACCACGCTTGTTGCTCTGCGCAAAACCATGGCGCTTTGGGAAGATAAGGAACCTTCGCCTTGGCTAGCGGAGAACTTCGCCCATAAGCTAGAAAGGTTCATGGCGGGGCAGGAATGCCCTGCAACCCGCAAGCCTCATTGGGCTATAGGAGTCGCCACAGCGGGACTTGTTGCGACGCTACTAGCATTTGGCTTCTTTTTGACTAGCCGTCCTGAGCCGCCATCTGAGCCGCTATCACATCCAGACAAAAGGCCTGCTATTGTCCAGGCAACAAAGACTCCTGCAAAACCGGAAACGGCAAATTCGCTCAAAGGTCAAAATCATGCGGCAACAAAATCACATCCAGTACAGGCAACTGTACTAAATACAAGAGAAGGCAAACAACATAAACCCAAAGTTGCTCAAACCATCATTGCCAAAAGGAGCCCACATCCCACTCTTGCTGAAGGCTTGCAAAGTAAAGCCGCAGACAAAATCGCTGAAGAAAAGCCATCGGAAGCTGAAATTTTGCACAGCATTGTTGCCGCACAAAAATCACATGAAGAGGCAAGCGTAGTAGTCGCATCCAATCTAGGAGTAACAGGAATGACAATGAACGAGACTTTAGAAATATTGAGAGGTACCCTTCAAAAAACAGCTGACATTCTAGCAGAGCGAACGAATAGCGAAAACATAAATACGGCCATAGAAGAAGGAGGCACACTGTGAGAAGCGTACGTTTCTCAACGTTATTAATATTAAGCATATTAACTTCCACTAACTTAATTACGGCCTTGCATGCCGCCCCGGCAAAAAAAAGCATGCTTGAACAGCTTGAACTTCCGCTGTATCCAGGGGCAAAGACACTGAGAGAAATCAACTGGCCATCCGGCAAGGTGCTCGATGACCTAGCAAATGAGTTCGGTCCCTTGTTCGGCCTCAAGGAGTTAAAACAAGTCAGC
It includes:
- the groL gene encoding chaperonin GroEL (60 kDa chaperone family; promotes refolding of misfolded polypeptides especially under stressful conditions; forms two stacked rings of heptamers to form a barrel-shaped 14mer; ends can be capped by GroES; misfolded proteins enter the barrel where they are refolded when GroES binds) produces the protein MAAKMIAYSEEARRALERGANAVASAVKVTLGPKGRNVVLDKKWGAPTITKDGVTVAKEIELEDPYENMGAQLVREVASKTNDVAGDGTTTATVLAQAIVNEGLRYVAAGGNPMMVKKGIELAVAKAVEEIKKLSTPVTDRESVASVASIAGNDKEIGEIIADAMDKVGKDGVITVEESKGTGTTLEVVEGMQFDKGYISPYFVTDAERMEAVLEDPLILIHEKKISAAADLIPLLEKVASARKPLVIIAEDVDGDALATLVVNKIRGTLQTVAVKAPGFGDRRKAMLEDIAILTNGKFISEDLGLKLENVDLSMLGQAKKVIVTKEDTTIVEGAGSPEAVKGRIEQIRRQIETTESSYDKEKLQERLAKLAGGVAVIKVGAATETELKEKKHRFEDALSATRAAVEEGIVPGGGATLINVIPALEGLGTDPDEKVGVNIVRRALEEPLRQIAENAGLEGSVVVEKVKTLPKGHGLDALTEQYVDLTKAGIVDPVKVTRSALENAASIASMILTTEGLVAEKPEKKPAPAGPPGGGYGEDMY
- the groES gene encoding co-chaperone GroES; protein product: MLKPIGDKVIVKPKAEEEKTSGGIILPDTAKEKPQEGTVIAVGPGKILENGERKPMTVKEGDTVIYSKYGGTEVTVEGEDYIILDEDSILAIRT
- a CDS encoding TolC family protein yields the protein MRHPVFAILLIVLIMIAVMIGAQAETVPEKLSVADAVKLALTANVNLKSAKSNQLTALSRLRVAELLTSYYVGANTSFERMPGESELSNSIFGSLGYENMMGTEASLNISPFASGNESSSVDLSIRHPLTRRKGLLSPKADKVLTAQSEMIIQDKELYRTQQSTVLDVIRAYFKAIEAREQVKVQEKALELVEQSARFAKRREEAGFARGIDVYRAEVQVQQTRERLNSQREAAKAAIDRLMLAIGVGIGKTPELIDPVPEVNPEVPTLEEAIAQALKNRVELSVYDERLATQQRRLAIAKEEFRPGLDIFTRFRSSNADRGVFSSSLFDLGTTTIGLELRLPLDKRAIKEEQAIVERELNILNEERAFQMERIAEEVRSAYRALESTATSLEILTTNLEVAKQNLHIAERMVEEGEGDNRDVLSAQEALTHAEMGIISAKIDLYLATLELKYAMGEDLTTIGSK
- a CDS encoding efflux RND transporter periplasmic adaptor subunit translates to MKEQIKIWGSRILGLAIIVFAIQHWGVPLYRQYFSPKKVEVYIPTTRVKQGPFTISFPAIGTLEAEKSVAVTAGISGKIIYLINDGAMVSQGDLIALLDSKDIEREIRTKKLEARNAEAEVMRAQAELQLLQEANKTDLMQAQAQLDFDKNELKLAKDELAKMERLLAEKLVTGEQVEQARGEVRSKELAVMKGEAQLELKKKECESKEKQKMADVKNVEFRKGLADEALAEAEDDREKTRIRAPAAGLVVLTEDWMGDGRRKLQEGDNVRPQQTICRLPDLSKMMVKVRVGEADAPRVRLDMPVLIRLEAVPNKVFHGRVVSISSLATELSPWEGGTPGKKDFEVKVSVKENNPRLIKPGMTANLEFIVDQIKNATYIPIEAVVEQGNKTFVYVKSGGKFTRVPIKTGKYNDNFVCVTKGLKKGQIIALRDPTRELELQEAGSTAPGVTTQEPATPPVPKAKKE
- a CDS encoding ABC transporter permease, translated to MGILAAIHTGLTELLSHKLRSILTMLGVIFGVAAVIAMVSIGEGAKQEALEQIRLMGIDVVHVRRALISGELLEKAQERSPYGLKYSDTESIREVCDYAKHVVPLREVFADVKIGDKPVPVKIVGTTPEYIYVTRTKLQTGRFLNNIDMRENRPVCVLGAAARRELFGFDDPIGKNIKIGRRLFRVVGLMEPKEVGAAKAFAALRDLNSDVYIPITISLIDFKISSQEAVPSDYILLRQLSRRLMARPNKADNPITEIIIQVENDAATVPTASVIRSVLHRQHRGIRDYEIIIPAELLRQSQQTQRIFNIVMAAIASISLLVGGIGIMNIMLATVTQRTREIGIRRCIGATRWDIIRQFMLEALVITCAGGLIGVFLGIGGARAISVYANWNTVVSMQAIIVSFGVSAMVGVIFGMYPAIRAAMVDPIEALRYS
- a CDS encoding ABC transporter ATP-binding protein, with amino-acid sequence MPLILIQNLVKTYRIGSIEIPALRGVSFKIDRGEFVAIMGPSGSGKSTLLNIIGCLDRPTSGTYILDGQDVSKLSDASRAAIRNRKIGFVFQSFNLLPRLTALDNTLLPLMYAGRRRDSKLGRRILESVGLGGRIWHTPMQLSGGEQQRVAIARALVNDPPLILGDEPTGNLDTATGIEIMAIFQRLNEQGRTVVIVTHEHDIARYCKRILRFRDGLLESDEPVNDQIIIEPREVSI
- a CDS encoding SDR family oxidoreductase: MEHALITGGAGFLGSHLCDLLLEKGYAVTVMDNLITGTTDNIVHHLGKESFSFIKYDVTEYLFLKEKADFVFHFASPASPIDYLRYPIQTLKVGSLGTHKTLGLATAHKAKYILASTSEVYGDPQVHPQTETYWGNVNPVGPRGVYDEAKRFAEAMTMAYHNTHNVDTKIARIFNTYGPRMRRDDGRLVPTLITQALKGEPLTIYGDGRQTRSLCYVSDLIEGIYRLALSDEHEPVNLGNPEEITIIDFANLVLKLTGSKSKITFAPLPADDPRQRRPDISKAKRILKWEPKVSLEEGLVKTIEWFHLKMKEERTI
- a CDS encoding DUF362 domain-containing protein; its protein translation is MEPIVAITKAQTPYSEGTILNAVRQALNLIKSDNLIQSGHTVLIKPNIFAPNPAPMTTDPRVVAALIKIAQEAGARLVLVGEGRSISTAKFRKANNTTRACSEVVGMTAAVEAAGGKMVFFDEEEWLETDVVGGLVLNKVRIPRPVLEADVLINVPVMKIHSLTLVTLGIKNMHGAISDEDKLFGHSYNELPSKLTDFLRVRKPDLTVLDGITALEGDHAEEGTPVDMGIIIASRDVVALDAVASSVMGFDTMEIDTTKIAHEQGLGMGDLSRITVIGESVESVRRHFARPNIAFDSELFPGLKIIAGEYCRSCQYYIRRGLDKLAKEGVFDGSREITLILGKEPPVPEKLPGKVIMLGDCCLSSKSIRRLRDHLLLEGRLEAEYACPPMRFRIRAKEMIS